Proteins encoded within one genomic window of Amycolatopsis nigrescens CSC17Ta-90:
- a CDS encoding beta-xylosidase produces MRGFRPERLLGTALVAALGAAVLAGCSADTQPMAEGAGRPGPVGGDAPRAPEPVDQQLQVDAGRQSGGTVAAGGPGAPYNYGPTVMLDGGQTRMWWCSQYGGAPPPGDDILYGEAATADGPFTGQGGGAPRAVFSGSSGGFDAMHVCDPSVIRVDGTYYLYYTGAAGDHALGNSIGLATSTDGVNWSRANGGAPILNPAHDTHRANAYGAGQPAVVHLDGWFYLMFTDTTGAAAGWNGAGQFLVRAKDPAFATGVEALGDKGFIPVPNASAARSRSLVDAFSADLTWVAALNAFAIAHETQEGTTLTFWNRGFTANPYRPVVVPGPWQEGPGLVRQADGHAPISVSDPCGRVPLDLVRATVIGGANAPTDLRHFGIDVHGLNACGTAERALAVLDGFAMPSPVRTMDLVTGGKVIRVDRRSVAAALATRVLDRRLPALDWLPVAARLPAETRALRAPGPGVGLLLDDGRLWPVRPTGLAELNGSKVEPVTEQQWTTYPAGLPLGR; encoded by the coding sequence ATGCGCGGCTTCCGCCCCGAACGGCTGCTGGGTACCGCGCTGGTCGCGGCCCTCGGTGCCGCCGTACTCGCCGGCTGCAGTGCGGACACCCAGCCGATGGCCGAGGGTGCCGGCCGGCCCGGTCCGGTGGGCGGGGACGCGCCGCGGGCCCCGGAACCGGTGGACCAGCAACTCCAGGTGGACGCCGGCCGCCAGAGCGGCGGCACGGTCGCGGCCGGCGGGCCCGGTGCCCCGTACAACTACGGCCCCACGGTGATGCTGGACGGCGGCCAGACCCGGATGTGGTGGTGCAGCCAGTACGGCGGCGCGCCACCGCCGGGGGACGACATCCTCTACGGCGAGGCGGCCACGGCCGACGGCCCGTTCACCGGTCAGGGTGGCGGGGCGCCACGCGCGGTGTTCTCCGGTAGCTCCGGTGGTTTTGATGCCATGCACGTCTGCGATCCCTCGGTGATCCGGGTGGACGGCACCTACTACCTGTACTACACCGGAGCCGCGGGCGACCACGCGCTCGGCAACTCGATCGGGCTGGCCACCAGTACCGACGGGGTCAACTGGTCCAGGGCCAACGGCGGCGCCCCGATCCTGAACCCGGCGCACGACACGCACCGGGCGAACGCCTACGGCGCCGGTCAGCCCGCCGTGGTGCACCTGGACGGCTGGTTCTACCTGATGTTCACCGACACCACGGGCGCGGCGGCCGGCTGGAACGGCGCGGGCCAGTTCCTGGTCCGTGCCAAGGATCCCGCCTTCGCGACTGGAGTGGAAGCGTTGGGGGACAAGGGTTTCATCCCGGTTCCGAACGCCAGCGCGGCGAGGTCCAGGTCCTTGGTCGACGCGTTCAGCGCGGATCTGACCTGGGTGGCGGCGCTGAACGCGTTCGCCATCGCGCACGAGACCCAGGAAGGCACCACCCTCACCTTCTGGAACCGCGGCTTCACCGCGAACCCCTACCGGCCGGTCGTGGTGCCCGGCCCGTGGCAGGAGGGCCCTGGGCTGGTTCGCCAGGCGGACGGGCACGCGCCGATCTCGGTTTCGGACCCCTGCGGCCGGGTGCCGCTGGATCTGGTGCGGGCCACCGTGATCGGCGGCGCGAACGCGCCGACCGACCTGCGCCACTTCGGGATCGACGTGCACGGCCTGAACGCCTGCGGCACCGCCGAGCGGGCACTGGCCGTGCTGGACGGGTTCGCCATGCCGTCCCCGGTGCGCACCATGGACCTGGTCACCGGCGGCAAGGTGATCCGGGTGGACCGCCGCTCGGTCGCGGCCGCATTGGCCACCAGGGTGCTGGACCGGCGGCTGCCGGCGCTGGACTGGCTGCCGGTGGCGGCCAGGCTCCCCGCGGAGACCCGCGCCCTGCGCGCGCCGGGACCGGGGGTGGGGCTGCTGCTCGACGACGGCAGGCTGTGGCCGGTCCGCCCGACCGGTCTCGCCGAGCTGAACGGCTCCAAGGTGGAGCCGGTGACCGAGCAGCAGTGGACGACCTACCCGGCCGGGCTGCCGCTCGGTCGGTGA
- a CDS encoding M24 family metallopeptidase, giving the protein MPETHAARRTALRALLTDAGLDALLVTDLLNIRYLTGFTGSNAALLLHAELDDRTAFCTDGRYTTQSSVEVPDLKRVLDRASAAAMIRHGSALPNLYRRVGFESQHVSVEQFEKLDDLAEGLELTRAPGLVERLRLVKDEVEVDALRRACAVADRALADLIESGGIRPGRTEREVARELESRMLDHGSSGPSFESIVAAGTNSAIPHHRPTDAVLATGDFLKLDFGATVDGYHSDMTRTLVLGAPADWQREVYELVRRSQAAGRDALAPGADVTEVDAAARTVIDEAGYGAEFAHGLGHGVGLQVHEAPSLAATGAGTLSAGMAVTVEPGVYLAGRGGVRIEDTLVVRDGTPELLTLSSKELVVV; this is encoded by the coding sequence GTGCCTGAAACCCATGCCGCCCGCCGCACGGCGCTGCGGGCCCTGCTCACCGATGCGGGCCTGGACGCGCTGCTGGTCACCGATCTGCTCAACATCCGCTACCTGACCGGGTTCACCGGTTCGAACGCCGCGCTGCTGCTGCACGCGGAGCTGGACGATCGCACCGCTTTCTGCACCGATGGCCGCTACACCACCCAGTCGAGCGTGGAGGTGCCCGATCTGAAGCGGGTGCTGGACAGGGCCAGCGCCGCGGCGATGATCCGGCACGGCAGCGCGCTGCCGAACCTGTACCGCCGCGTCGGCTTCGAGAGCCAGCACGTCAGCGTCGAGCAGTTCGAGAAGCTCGACGACCTGGCCGAAGGGCTCGAGCTGACCAGGGCGCCCGGCCTGGTGGAACGGCTCCGCCTGGTCAAGGACGAGGTCGAGGTGGACGCGCTGCGCCGGGCCTGCGCGGTGGCCGACCGGGCACTGGCCGACCTGATCGAGTCCGGCGGGATCCGACCGGGCCGCACCGAGCGGGAGGTGGCGCGCGAGCTGGAGAGCCGGATGCTCGACCACGGCTCCAGCGGCCCGTCCTTCGAGTCCATCGTCGCGGCCGGCACCAACTCGGCCATCCCGCACCACCGGCCGACCGACGCGGTGCTGGCCACCGGCGACTTCCTCAAGCTGGACTTCGGTGCCACCGTGGACGGCTACCACTCGGACATGACCCGCACCCTGGTGCTCGGTGCGCCCGCGGACTGGCAACGCGAGGTGTACGAGCTGGTGCGGCGCTCGCAGGCGGCCGGCCGGGACGCGCTCGCGCCGGGCGCCGACGTGACCGAGGTGGACGCTGCGGCCCGTACCGTGATCGACGAGGCGGGCTACGGCGCCGAGTTCGCGCACGGCCTCGGGCACGGGGTCGGCCTGCAGGTGCACGAGGCGCCCAGCCTGGCCGCGACCGGCGCCGGTACACTGTCCGCCGGTATGGCGGTCACCGTCGAGCCTGGCGTCTACCTCGCCGGCCGCGGTGGCGTGCGCATCGAGGACACGCTGGTCGTGCGGGACGGTACTCCCGAACTCCTCACCCTGAGCAGCAAAGAACTCGTGGTCGTCTGA
- the efp gene encoding elongation factor P produces MATTNDLKNGLVLNLDGQLWSVVNFQHVKPGKGGAFVRTTLKHVLSGKVVDKTFNAGTKVETATVDRRNMTYLYNDGTDYVFMDADTFDQITVVPEIVGDGAGYLLENTEVQVAMHEGTPLYVELPTSVELVVQHTDPGLQGDRSTGGTKPATLETGAEIQVPLFLTTGEKVKVDTRDGRYLGRVSS; encoded by the coding sequence GTGGCCACCACCAACGACCTGAAGAACGGCCTGGTCCTCAACCTGGACGGGCAGCTCTGGTCCGTCGTGAACTTCCAGCACGTCAAGCCGGGCAAGGGCGGCGCCTTCGTGCGCACCACGCTCAAGCACGTGCTCTCCGGCAAGGTGGTGGACAAGACGTTCAACGCCGGCACCAAGGTCGAGACGGCCACCGTGGACCGCCGGAACATGACGTACCTGTACAACGACGGCACCGACTACGTGTTCATGGACGCGGACACCTTCGACCAGATCACCGTGGTGCCGGAGATCGTCGGCGACGGCGCCGGCTACCTGCTGGAGAACACCGAGGTGCAGGTCGCCATGCACGAGGGCACCCCGCTCTACGTCGAGCTGCCGACCTCGGTCGAGCTGGTCGTCCAGCACACCGACCCCGGCCTGCAGGGCGACCGCTCCACCGGCGGCACCAAGCCGGCCACCCTGGAGACCGGCGCCGAGATCCAGGTGCCGCTGTTCCTCACCACCGGCGAAAAAGTCAAGGTGGACACCCGCGACGGCCGGTATCTCGGCCGGGTCTCAAGCTAG
- the nusB gene encoding transcription antitermination factor NusB, whose translation MAATPDKSKRGGPIGRRAARKRAVEMLYEAAQRLTDPVTLLADRVGAVEVDPIGDYTISLVEGVTTQRERIDELLAEHSQGWTLDRMPPVDLAVLRVGVYELLWATDVPDPVAIDEAVGLAKELSTDDSPRFVNGVLGRIGNIADRLRAVL comes from the coding sequence GTGGCGGCAACTCCGGACAAGTCGAAGCGCGGCGGCCCGATCGGCCGCCGCGCGGCCCGCAAACGCGCGGTGGAAATGCTCTACGAGGCGGCCCAGCGGCTCACCGACCCGGTCACCCTGCTGGCCGACCGGGTGGGCGCGGTCGAGGTCGACCCGATCGGCGACTACACGATTTCGCTGGTCGAGGGCGTGACGACGCAGCGCGAACGGATCGACGAGCTGCTCGCCGAGCACTCGCAGGGCTGGACCCTGGACCGGATGCCCCCGGTGGACCTGGCGGTGCTCCGGGTGGGCGTGTACGAGCTGCTGTGGGCGACGGACGTGCCGGACCCGGTCGCGATCGACGAGGCGGTCGGCCTCGCCAAGGAGCTGTCCACGGACGACTCGCCGCGGTTCGTCAACGGCGTGCTCGGCCGGATCGGCAACATCGCCGACCGTCTCCGCGCGGTGCTCTGA
- a CDS encoding transcriptional regulator has translation MGDYAKALGAKLRGIRQQQGLSLHGVEQKSGGRWKAVVVGSYERGDRAVTVQKLAELADFYGVPVVELLPEGRVPSGAEPATKIVINLERLQQLPAEKVGPLARYAATIQSQRGDYNGKVLSIRTEDLRSLAIIYDMTPGELTEQLIDWGVLPPEARPSKED, from the coding sequence ATGGGCGATTACGCCAAGGCGCTCGGGGCCAAGCTCCGCGGGATCCGCCAGCAGCAGGGCCTGTCCTTGCACGGGGTCGAGCAGAAGTCCGGCGGACGATGGAAGGCCGTCGTGGTCGGCTCCTACGAGCGCGGTGACCGGGCCGTAACCGTCCAGAAGCTGGCCGAGCTGGCGGACTTCTACGGTGTCCCGGTCGTCGAGCTGCTGCCGGAAGGCCGGGTGCCCTCGGGTGCCGAGCCCGCCACCAAGATCGTTATCAACCTGGAGCGTCTCCAGCAGCTGCCCGCGGAGAAGGTCGGGCCGCTGGCCAGGTACGCCGCCACCATCCAGAGCCAGCGTGGCGACTACAACGGCAAGGTGCTGTCCATCCGCACCGAGGACCTGCGCTCGCTCGCCATCATCTACGACATGACCCCGGGCGAGCTGACCGAACAGCTCATCGACTGGGGCGTGCTGCCCCCGGAAGCCCGCCCCTCGAAAGAGGATTAG
- the pyrR gene encoding bifunctional pyr operon transcriptional regulator/uracil phosphoribosyltransferase PyrR, giving the protein MAPQPRGAAEPAGERELLTAGDVARTIARMAHQVIEKTALGAGSAGSTAPPVLLGIPTRGAPLAARLAARITEFSGLEVPAGALDVTLYRDDLRRKPTRPLEQTHLPHGGIDDRLVVLVDDVLYSGRTIRAALDALRDHGRPRAVQLAVLVDRGHRELPIRADYVGKNVPTSRAEEVSVLLAETDDRDAVLLRSSVADGEGDR; this is encoded by the coding sequence GTGGCGCCACAGCCTCGTGGCGCGGCGGAACCGGCTGGGGAGCGCGAGCTGCTCACCGCCGGGGATGTCGCGCGCACCATCGCCCGAATGGCCCATCAGGTCATTGAGAAGACCGCGCTGGGTGCGGGCTCCGCCGGGAGCACTGCCCCACCCGTGTTGCTCGGCATTCCTACCAGGGGAGCGCCGCTGGCGGCCCGGCTGGCCGCGCGGATCACCGAGTTCTCCGGGCTGGAAGTACCGGCGGGCGCGCTCGACGTGACCCTGTACCGGGACGATCTGCGGCGGAAGCCGACCAGGCCGCTGGAGCAGACGCATCTGCCGCACGGCGGTATCGACGACCGGCTGGTGGTGCTGGTCGATGACGTGCTCTACTCCGGCCGGACCATCCGGGCCGCGCTCGACGCCCTGCGCGACCACGGCCGGCCGCGGGCCGTGCAGCTGGCCGTGCTGGTCGACCGCGGGCACCGCGAGCTGCCGATCCGCGCCGACTACGTGGGCAAGAACGTGCCCACTTCGCGCGCCGAAGAGGTCTCCGTGCTGCTGGCCGAGACCGACGACCGGGACGCGGTGCTGTTGCGGAGCAGTGTGGCTGACGGGGAGGGAGACCGATGA
- a CDS encoding aspartate carbamoyltransferase catalytic subunit produces MKHLLATDGLDPELATAVLDTADELKHTLLGRQVRKLPTLRGRTVITMFYENSTRTRVSFEIAGKWMSADVVNVSAGGSSVGKGESLRDTALTLAAAGADCVIIRHPASGAAHRLSGWLAEAGTAVVNAGDGTHEHPTQALLDAATLRERLGSLDGRRIAIVGDVLHSRVARSNIHLLAALGAEVVLVAPPTLLPVGVETLPVTVSHQLDAELPALDAVMMLRVQAERMHGGFFPSAREYSIAYGLSEARLKLLPEHAVVLHPGPMLRGMEIASAVADAPASAITEQVRNGVHVRMAVLYHLLAGEGDAL; encoded by the coding sequence ATGAAGCACCTGCTCGCCACCGACGGCCTGGACCCGGAGTTGGCCACCGCGGTGCTGGACACCGCCGACGAGCTCAAGCACACCCTGCTCGGCAGGCAGGTGCGCAAGCTGCCCACCCTGCGCGGCCGCACGGTGATCACGATGTTCTACGAGAACTCGACCCGGACCAGGGTGTCCTTCGAGATCGCCGGCAAGTGGATGAGCGCGGACGTGGTCAACGTGTCCGCCGGCGGCTCCTCGGTGGGCAAGGGCGAGTCGCTGCGCGACACCGCGCTGACCCTGGCCGCCGCCGGCGCGGACTGCGTGATCATCCGGCACCCGGCCTCGGGCGCCGCGCACCGGCTGTCCGGCTGGCTGGCCGAGGCCGGTACCGCGGTGGTCAACGCCGGCGACGGCACGCACGAGCACCCCACCCAGGCGCTGCTGGACGCGGCCACCCTGCGGGAACGGCTCGGCTCGCTGGACGGCCGCCGGATCGCGATCGTCGGCGACGTGCTGCACAGCCGGGTGGCAAGGTCGAACATCCATCTGCTGGCCGCGCTCGGTGCCGAGGTGGTGCTGGTCGCGCCGCCGACGCTGCTGCCGGTCGGGGTGGAGACGCTGCCGGTGACGGTGTCCCACCAGCTCGACGCCGAGCTGCCGGCGCTGGACGCGGTGATGATGCTGCGGGTGCAGGCCGAGCGGATGCACGGCGGTTTCTTCCCGTCCGCCCGCGAGTACTCGATCGCCTACGGGCTGAGCGAGGCGCGGCTGAAGCTGCTGCCCGAGCACGCGGTGGTGCTGCATCCCGGCCCGATGCTGCGCGGCATGGAGATCGCCTCCGCGGTCGCGGACGCGCCGGCCTCGGCGATCACCGAGCAGGTCCGCAACGGGGTGCACGTCCGGATGGCTGTCTTGTATCACTTACTCGCTGGAGAAGGAGACGCGCTTTGA
- a CDS encoding dihydroorotase, with protein sequence MSDPVLIKGARLYGEGEPVDVLVADGVLAEVGTVRAPSGAELIEARGQVLLPGFVDLHTHLREPGREDTETIASGSAAAALGGYTAVFAMANTDPVADNAVVVEHVWRRGRAAGLVDVHPVGAVTVGLDGAKLAELGTMAASEAAVRLFSDDGRCVADPLLMRRALEYSTSLGVVIAQHAEEPRLTVGAQAHEGERAARLGYTGWPAAAEESIVARDCLLARHAGARLHICHVSTAGTVDVLRWAKERGTQVSAEVTPHHLLLTDERLASYDPVNKVNPPLRTGADGERLRAALAEGVLDCVATDHAPHAVQDKDCEWAAAKPGMLGLQTALSIVVQTMVRPGLLDWRGVARVMSERPAEIAGLPDQGRPLAAGEPANLVLIDADAEWTVRGAELASIAANTPYEGMRLPGSVTATMLRGRITAQEGRIR encoded by the coding sequence TTGAGCGACCCGGTACTGATCAAGGGTGCCCGGTTGTACGGCGAAGGGGAGCCGGTCGACGTACTGGTCGCGGATGGGGTGCTGGCCGAGGTCGGCACCGTGCGGGCGCCGTCGGGCGCCGAGCTGATCGAGGCGCGGGGCCAGGTGCTGCTGCCCGGGTTCGTCGATCTGCACACGCATCTTCGGGAACCCGGCCGTGAGGACACCGAGACCATCGCCAGCGGGTCCGCGGCGGCTGCGCTCGGCGGCTACACCGCGGTCTTCGCGATGGCCAACACCGACCCGGTCGCGGACAACGCGGTGGTGGTCGAGCACGTCTGGCGGCGCGGGCGCGCGGCCGGGCTGGTGGACGTGCACCCGGTTGGCGCGGTGACGGTGGGCCTGGACGGCGCGAAGCTGGCCGAGCTCGGCACCATGGCCGCGTCCGAGGCCGCGGTCCGGTTGTTCTCCGACGACGGCCGCTGCGTGGCCGACCCGCTGCTGATGCGCCGGGCGCTGGAGTACTCGACCTCGCTGGGCGTGGTGATCGCGCAGCACGCCGAGGAGCCGAGGCTGACCGTCGGCGCGCAGGCGCACGAGGGGGAGCGGGCCGCGCGGCTGGGCTACACCGGCTGGCCCGCCGCCGCCGAGGAGTCCATTGTGGCCCGTGACTGCCTGCTCGCCCGGCACGCCGGTGCCCGCCTGCACATCTGCCACGTGTCCACCGCGGGCACCGTGGACGTGCTGCGCTGGGCCAAGGAGCGCGGCACCCAGGTGTCCGCCGAGGTGACCCCGCACCATCTGCTGCTCACCGACGAGCGGCTGGCGAGCTACGACCCGGTGAACAAGGTGAACCCGCCGCTGCGCACCGGCGCGGACGGCGAGCGGCTGCGCGCGGCACTGGCCGAGGGCGTGCTCGACTGCGTGGCCACCGACCACGCGCCGCACGCGGTGCAGGACAAGGACTGCGAGTGGGCCGCGGCCAAGCCCGGCATGCTCGGGCTGCAGACCGCGCTGTCCATTGTGGTGCAGACCATGGTGCGCCCTGGGCTGCTGGACTGGCGCGGGGTCGCGCGGGTGATGAGCGAGCGGCCGGCCGAGATCGCCGGGCTGCCGGACCAGGGCAGGCCGCTGGCGGCAGGCGAGCCGGCGAACCTGGTGCTGATCGACGCGGACGCGGAGTGGACGGTGCGCGGCGCCGAGCTGGCCAGCATCGCCGCGAACACCCCGTATGAGGGAATGCGGCTGCCCGGCTCGGTGACCGCCACCATGTTGCGCGGCCGGATCACCGCCCAGGAAGGGAGAATCCGCTAA
- the carA gene encoding glutamine-hydrolyzing carbamoyl-phosphate synthase small subunit — protein MSPVGTNGRVPAALVLEDGRVFRGAAYGAQGRTLGEVVFCTGMTGYQETLTDPSYHRQIVVQTAPQIGNTGWNDEDDESARIWVSGYVVRDPARTPSNWRSRRGLDDELRSQGVVGISDVDTRTLTRHIREHGAMRAGVFSGEAVAADDAMVAEVLAAPPMKGANLAGEVSTEQSYVVGARGERRFRVAALDLGIKANTPRLLSERGIEVHVLPVHSGMDEILAVEPDGVFLSNGPGDPATQDAAIALTEQVLERRIPLFGICFGNQILGRALGLGTYKMRYGHRGINIPVIDVATGRVAITAQNHGFALEGEPGQRFDSPFGAAQISHYCPNDDTVEGVRCSDVPAFSVQYHPEAAAGPHDAAPLFDEFVQLMEKA, from the coding sequence ATGAGTCCGGTTGGCACGAACGGCCGGGTGCCGGCCGCGCTGGTACTCGAGGACGGCCGCGTGTTCCGCGGCGCCGCCTACGGCGCGCAGGGCAGGACGCTCGGCGAGGTGGTGTTCTGCACCGGGATGACCGGCTACCAGGAGACCCTCACCGACCCGTCCTACCATCGCCAGATCGTGGTGCAGACCGCGCCGCAGATCGGCAACACCGGCTGGAACGACGAGGACGACGAGTCGGCGCGGATCTGGGTGTCCGGCTACGTGGTGCGCGATCCCGCGCGCACCCCGTCCAACTGGCGCTCGCGGCGCGGGCTCGACGACGAGCTGCGCAGCCAGGGCGTGGTCGGGATCTCCGATGTGGACACCCGCACGCTGACCCGGCACATCCGCGAGCACGGCGCGATGCGGGCCGGGGTGTTCTCCGGCGAGGCCGTCGCCGCCGACGACGCGATGGTCGCCGAGGTGCTGGCCGCGCCGCCGATGAAAGGCGCGAACCTGGCGGGCGAGGTCAGCACCGAACAGTCCTATGTGGTCGGTGCGCGCGGGGAGCGGCGGTTCCGGGTGGCCGCGCTCGACCTCGGCATCAAGGCGAACACCCCGCGGCTGCTGAGCGAGCGGGGGATCGAGGTGCACGTGCTGCCGGTGCACAGCGGCATGGACGAGATCCTCGCGGTCGAACCGGACGGGGTGTTCCTGTCCAACGGGCCGGGCGACCCGGCGACCCAGGACGCGGCGATCGCGCTGACCGAGCAGGTGCTCGAGCGGCGGATCCCGCTGTTCGGCATCTGCTTCGGCAACCAGATCCTCGGCCGCGCGCTGGGGCTGGGCACCTACAAGATGCGCTACGGGCACCGCGGCATCAACATCCCGGTGATCGACGTGGCCACCGGCCGGGTGGCGATCACCGCGCAGAACCACGGTTTCGCGCTGGAAGGCGAACCGGGGCAGCGTTTCGACTCGCCCTTCGGCGCCGCGCAGATCAGCCACTACTGCCCGAACGACGACACGGTCGAGGGCGTCCGCTGCTCGGACGTGCCGGCGTTCTCCGTGCAGTACCACCCCGAGGCGGCCGCCGGTCCGCACGACGCGGCGCCGCTTTTCGACGAGTTCGTCCAGTTGATGGAGAAAGCCTGA